The segment CCAGGAAATTGCTGTATTGTTGGGAAAGGATGACCAGAACTTGATCCAGTAAGGCTTCAACAAAGGAGGGATTCTCGATGATTTCGATCATGATTCGTTCTAAACCGACCAGATACCAGGCTTGTTCGAAAACCCCCGATACCGTGGTGCCAAGAGCATAGCCTGCATCATAAATCGCTTGGGCTTCTTTTTCGACATTTTCAAAACGGCTTTTTTCATTGGGATCCGGCCAGTGGTAATGACCGAGGTCTTCAATCGTTGCTTCTTTGAGAGGAGCTCCGACCGGGTCATAATAAAAGCTGGTATGGGGTTTTTTCCATTGAGCACCCCATTCATCAAAATACCAGGTTGACTTTTCATCACTGCCTTCTTTAGGGTCCCAGGAGGCGGATGGTTTCATAAAAACATAGCGGGTGTCGATACCAAACTCTTTTAAAACTTCTTCACCGATCACCGCCAGTTGTTGATTGCGTTCTGAGATCTTAGTGGGTCGATTGATTCCCATTTGGATTTTGAGCTTCTCGTAAGCAATGGTGGTAATACCTGATTGGTATCCTCCCAGGTCCAATGGGACCCGATCGGGTTCTTTATGGTCCAGTGCAGTAAGAACTCTCTCACGAGAGCTAAGAATTTTGTTCATATTTTTTCCTCCTTCATTTGGACAGTTAACCTTTTGAAATTGATATCATTTTCTTAAATATGTTAGTTTCAAGCTCAGATCAGCAATTCTTTTCAGCAAAACCGATAGTAACCTATAATACTCTATCCTTTTTAAAGATAACTTTCATAATGACCCAAATTTAAGGCTTAAATTCTTGCCTTCGAATATTACAACTTTACTCTTTCTTAGTACATTGTATCCTCTTCTTCTGATTTCGAAAACCGGAAACCCTTCCTATTTACTTTTAAAAACTTTCTTTGTTTAAGGTTTCTATCCTGAAAATACTATCAAATGAATTCCCTCTTTGAAGAGTTAGGGGGGTGTGCCCTTTATTCATCATCCTGAGCCCTCGTTTTTCGAGGGCGTGAGGATCTCATCAACCCAATCCGTCATTGCGAGACCTCGCCTTTTGAGGTCGTGGTAATCTCATCCAACACCACACCCGTCATCCTGAGCCCTCGTTATTGAGGGCGTGAGGATCTCATCTTTAAACACTGTGGAATTGTGGAATCGGAAAGGATGAGATTCTCACGTCGTACAAGACGCTCTTCAGAATGACAGAGTGGGTGAATGAGAGATTACCACGTCGTCCAACCAAAGAACGGTTGAACTCCTCGCAATGACGGATTTAGAATTGGCATGATAAGTCAAGCTCCTAGCAAAGATTTTAAAAAAGGTGTGAGATGAGATCCACACGCGGAAAAATAACCAAACCGTCTTTCCTTGAATAGTTCTCCAGTCTATGGCAAAATGATTTTAAAAGTTCTTTCTCTTTTTATGAGAAAATGTGTTGATGAGAGTGAAATGACTTACATTACCATCGACATTTCAACTAATAATATCTTTTTTGATTAAATAATTTGAGGGGGTGGCACCTCTTATGTCGGTTCTTGTTACTGGAGGAAACGGGCTTTTAAGCTCCTGGATCGTCTATTATTTAGCTCAAAAGGGGAAAAGAATTATTTCAGTCGATCTTAAACCACGTACCTTTGACTACCTGGAAGAATTTAAAGACCAAATTAACTTTATTCAGGGCGATGTACTGGAATGGTCCCAAATTTTACCAATATTTCATTCTAAAGAAAATGAAATTGAAGGTATCATCCATACTCCGGCAGAGATGGCTTCTCCCCGATACTGGAACAATCCTTATCGCAGCACCTATTTGAATGTGGTAGGAACACTCAACCTGCTGGAATTTGCTCGCCTCTACCAGGTCCCAAAATTTCTTTATGTTAGTTCTGGGGCGGTTTATGGAGAGGTCAAAGATTCACCATCAGAACTCACTCATCCGGTTAATCCCTCCGATCTCTACGGAGCTGGAAAAGTTGGCTCAGAATATATATCTCTTCAATATGGAAACCACTACCAAATTGATGTTCGAGTGATTCGTCCTTATTTTTTCTTTGGACCAGGGCTTCTCCCTTCGGAAATGAATCCGTTATTCAGAAATCTTTTGGGCTCAATGGAAGGATTGGATAATCTTCAGTTGGAAAAGGGTCGAGACCAAAGTCTTGGTTTTACCTACGTGAAAGATACCGCCCTGGGAGCAGTGTTGGCTTATGAGACAGAACATCCCGAACATCGAGTTTTCAATATAGCCACTGATGAAGTAACCAGCTTTCCGGAATTAGCCCGGTTAGCTCAGAAATACAGTGATCAACCTCGAAAAGTAACGCTTGGTGAAGGCAAACTCTTCCCTCGCGGTGAAACTCTCGATATATCTTTGGCCATGAAAGAGCTGGGTTATACACCTCAATATCGGATGGAGAAAGCAGTTGCAGAATACTCCGAATGGATTCATAAACAACTTCGTTCTAAAAAAACAGTTCTAGATTATAAGTAACAAGTGAAAATATGGTGATGGGTAAATAGAGATTTACCCTCTCCCTTCAAGGATGGAAGCACAATTAACATTTTTAATAAAATTTTCTCCTTGGTCTTTAGCGAGATAAGTTCATGTTGAATCTTATTAACCAAAAAAATATTTAAAAATTTTTTAGATATAAAAATCGATAAACCATGAAAAAGGGAGGGAAAATCATTTGAAAATAATCCTATTAGCTGATCTGGAGGGCGTTTCTGGAGTAGTAGATAACGAGCAGCAGGCTAAACCTGGAGCTCCCCTTTACCAGGAAGCGAGAGAATATCTGTTATCCGACGTCAATGCCGTCATTGAAGGAGCGTTAGATGGAGGAGCTACCGAGATAACCATCTTTGATATGCACTACTATGGTTTAAATCTCAATCTGAGCAAAATACATCCTCAAACCTGGGTTTTTATGGGAAAACCGCGGAAGATTTATCCTCTTTTAAAAGAAGTATATCAAAAGGCCGATGGTTTTATGATGGTCGGATTTCATGCTATGGCACAAACTCCGGGAGGTTTATTGACTCACACTTATGACCATTCTATCAAGAGTCTTTACCTCAATGGAATTCTGATGGGAGAAATTGGCATGGAGGCAGCAATTGCTGGTTTTTATGGAGTACCGTTAATTTTTGTTGCTGGTGATTCGAAAGGGACGGAAGAGACCGAAAGCCTTCTGGGTGACATTCCCACCGTTACGGTCAAATGGGCTGTCAACGAGCACAGTGCCTTATGTCTTCCTATTGAAGTGACTCATAATGAGATCAGGAAAACTGCGAAAGAATCATTGGAAAAAATCACAGAATTCAAACCTTATGTTCTTGAACCACCCTATCATATCGAAGTAGATTTTTTCCTTCCCGAGAAAGCCGAAAAAATGGAGAAACTCGCTGGTGTTGCAAGAATCGATGAATTAACCGTTCAAGCCCAGGGAGACGACCTTCCTCTTCTTTGGGAAGAATTCATCGGCTTCTGTCAGAATTACCAATAAGCAATTTATTTCCTAAATGTTGCACTTGAAGTCTTCCTATGCCCTTGTTTTTTTGAGGGCATAAAGGTTTCATCTAACGTTGCTTATGTCATCCTAAAGCGTCGCTTCCCCTTATTATTTTTCACCCCCTCACCCCCTCGCCCTCGTCCTTTTGTTCGCGAGAATCTCATCAACCAAATCCGTCATTGCGAGGAGACCAACCTTTTTTGGTTGGACGACGTGGCAATCTCATCCGGTTCATCTTTATTATTTTTTTCACATTTTAAGTCCATTAGCGGGCATGATAAATCAAGTCCCTACAAAAATTTAAAAAAGCTGTCATCCTGAGGCTTCGTATTCCGAAACCGTGAGGATCTCATCTTTTTATCTTTTCCAGATCACCAATTCCTCAATTCCACAGCTATTAAAAAATTCAAGAATCAAGATCTAAACCCAAGATTTTTGTGATTGACTTTTATAAAAAAGATTATTATCGATGATGAGAGAGATATCAATCAAGGATATTTCGAATAAAACATTTTTATCCAATTCTCTCTTGATATATTGGCTTG is part of the Candidatus Atribacteria bacterium ADurb.Bin276 genome and harbors:
- a CDS encoding UDP-glucose 4-epimerase, translating into MSVLVTGGNGLLSSWIVYYLAQKGKRIISVDLKPRTFDYLEEFKDQINFIQGDVLEWSQILPIFHSKENEIEGIIHTPAEMASPRYWNNPYRSTYLNVVGTLNLLEFARLYQVPKFLYVSSGAVYGEVKDSPSELTHPVNPSDLYGAGKVGSEYISLQYGNHYQIDVRVIRPYFFFGPGLLPSEMNPLFRNLLGSMEGLDNLQLEKGRDQSLGFTYVKDTALGAVLAYETEHPEHRVFNIATDEVTSFPELARLAQKYSDQPRKVTLGEGKLFPRGETLDISLAMKELGYTPQYRMEKAVAEYSEWIHKQLRSKKTVLDYK
- the dppA_3 gene encoding D-aminopeptidase; translated protein: MKIILLADLEGVSGVVDNEQQAKPGAPLYQEAREYLLSDVNAVIEGALDGGATEITIFDMHYYGLNLNLSKIHPQTWVFMGKPRKIYPLLKEVYQKADGFMMVGFHAMAQTPGGLLTHTYDHSIKSLYLNGILMGEIGMEAAIAGFYGVPLIFVAGDSKGTEETESLLGDIPTVTVKWAVNEHSALCLPIEVTHNEIRKTAKESLEKITEFKPYVLEPPYHIEVDFFLPEKAEKMEKLAGVARIDELTVQAQGDDLPLLWEEFIGFCQNYQ
- a CDS encoding methylcobalamin:coenzyme M methyltransferase, which codes for MNKILSSRERVLTALDHKEPDRVPLDLGGYQSGITTIAYEKLKIQMGINRPTKISERNQQLAVIGEEVLKEFGIDTRYVFMKPSASWDPKEGSDEKSTWYFDEWGAQWKKPHTSFYYDPVGAPLKEATIEDLGHYHWPDPNEKSRFENVEKEAQAIYDAGYALGTTVSGVFEQAWYLVGLERIMIEIIENPSFVEALLDQVLVILSQQYSNFLEKVGQYLTLIEIWEDISSQQGPLTSPNIYRKIIKPRTRDLIQVIKSKTKAKVALHSCGSTSWAIEDFIEIGIQVLNPVQVSAAHMNTKELKKKYRDSISFWGGIDTQRVLPRGTTQEVEDEVKRRIDDLGERGGYLLAPVHNIQPDVPPENIIAMYQTGLEYGRYHN